The following are from one region of the Haliaeetus albicilla chromosome 24, bHalAlb1.1, whole genome shotgun sequence genome:
- the LRTM1 gene encoding leucine-rich repeat and transmembrane domain-containing protein 1, whose amino-acid sequence MQGNWLLGLSVILLICAAHGCPDKCLCYTASKTADCKNRGFTEIPARLPPEIQILQLQNNRIWRINQNAFTGTPLLKILDLSNNSLSSLTPGAFQKLRYLQVLNLTRNLIHYIENKTFSFLPHLKELDLSSNSIIRLPETFGNSTGNITLLSVKHNKLQKMERVLLESLPNLKVVLFKDNPWQCNCNVFGLKLWLESFLYRGGISDGIICSTPGIRKGKDLLKVPYELFGACPLTTAHVHLASVHHHSFEHRSSLKHPHPNEHGENSRSICEPKPKPRPVSLRHAIATVVITGVVCGIVCLMMLAAAVYGCAYAAITAKYHREHLAPVRQHGTLEEKEPFDSSLA is encoded by the exons ATGCAAG GTAACTGGCTTTTGGGTTTGAGTGTCATCTTGTTAATATGTGCAGCTCATGGATGTCCCGACAAATGCCTATGCTATACAGCTTCAAAGACTGCAGACTGCAAGAATAGAGGATTCACTGAAATCCCTGCCCGTTTACCTCCCGAAATTCAGATACTACAGTTGCAGAATAACCGTATTTGGAGAATCAACCAAAATGCATTCACTGGAACACCGTTGCTCAAAATCTTAGACTTGTCTAATAATTCTCTCTCAAGTTTGACACCAGGTGCTTTCCAAAAATTACGGTACCTACAGGTTCTAAACCTAACCAGAAATTTAATTCATTATATAGAAAACAAGACTTTCAGTTTCCTCCCACACCTAAAAGAACTGGACTTGTCATCCAACAGCATTATACGTTTACCTGAGACTTTTGGAAACAGCACAGGGAATATAACATTGCTGTCTGTGAAGCATaacaaacttcagaaaatggaaagagtTCTGCTGGAGTCACTTCCAAACCTGAAAGTGGTTCTTTTCAAAGATAATCCCTGGCAATGTAATTGTAATGTCTTTGGCCTGAAACTGTGGCTGGAGAGCTTTTTATACAGAG gaggaATAAGTGATGGCATTATCTGCTCAACGCCAGGGATTCGGAAGGGAAAGGACCTCCTCAAAGTTCCCTATGAGCTGTTTGGGGCATGCCCTCTAACGACAGCTCACGTTCATCTGGCTAGCGTTCACCACCATAGCTTTGAGCACAGAAGTTCTCTGAAGCACCCTCATCCCAACGAACACGGGGAAAACAGCCGTTCGATCTGTGAACCCAAACCAAAGCCAAGGCCTGTTAGTTTGCGTCATGCAATTGCCACTGTAGTAATAACTGGAGTTGTCTGTGGAATTGTGTGTCTAATGATGTTGGCAGCTGCTGTTTATGGTTGTGCCTATGCTGCAATTACCGCTAAATACCACAGAGAACATTTGGCCCCGGTCAGACAGCATGGGACTCTGGAGGAAAAAGAGCCATTTGATAGTTCTTTGGCTTGA